GCACTTCGGACGGGACCTCGATCTTCCAGACCGTCTTGCCGCCGCTGGCCTTGTCCAGTTCCTTGAGCACGCCCATGTGGGCCGACAGCTCCGTCTCGGTGGCCAGCAGCACGGGCAGGGTCAGCGCGGACAGGTCGGCCGCGCGGCGGTCTTCGCCGCCGGCGCTGGTGCCGTCGAGCATGTCGATGACCAGCGAGTTCTGGCCGCGCGTCATCGCCAGGTAGACCTCGGCCAGCAGCTCGGCGTCCAGCAGTGCGCCGTGCAGCGTCCGGTGGGCGTTGCTGATGCCCAGGCGGTCGCACAGCGCGTCGAGCGAGTTGCGCTTGCCCGGAAACATCTGGCGCGCCTCGCGCAGGGTGTCGATCACGCTTGCCACGTGGTCGCGGAACGGGGGCAGGTTGTGGAGCTTGAACTCCATCTCCAGGAAGCCCATGT
This sequence is a window from Cupriavidus pauculus. Protein-coding genes within it:
- the dnaQ gene encoding DNA polymerase III subunit epsilon; translated protein: MRQIVLDTETTGLNHATGDRLIEIGCVELVNRRLTGRNLHFYINPERDVPEDAVAIHGLTAEFLADKPKFAEVMHEIQAFVRDAELIIHNAAFDMGFLEMEFKLHNLPPFRDHVASVIDTLREARQMFPGKRNSLDALCDRLGISNAHRTLHGALLDAELLAEVYLAMTRGQNSLVIDMLDGTSAGGEDRRAADLSALTLPVLLATETELSAHMGVLKELDKASGGKTVWKIEVPSEVPVGTTVQ